TTGCTTCTCCCAAAGTATTCGGATCAAGGCGAGGTTTGTGCGTTTGCATAGGCTCACCAACTCCTGATACAACGTGACTGAGGCCTAATCTTGAGTAGCAACAATCCGGGACATTTTGAGGTTTACCCAAACTGGAATAGTTGAAATTTCAGGGACTTTGATGAGTGAGTTCACTGGTTTCCAAGGTGAAACGAACAACAAGCAAAGGTGTATCAGCTTATGTTAGCGAGATTGTATTAGAGTATATATACTGAACATACTGTACAATTTTAATTAATGAGAAATTTTATACATTCGTAACAAATTTTCTTccatctcatcttcttcaagatcTCTTTGCTGGGAATCTTGATATGGTATCTTGATATAGTTCTTCCTTGTTATTGTACTCAATAGTTCTGTTCTTTTGGTGAACGCCGCTAGTTGCGGCAGCGACTAAAAATTATAGTGCAGACGAAGGCAAATTCAACGGCACGGAAGATTAAAATGGACGCTAATAAACAGCCGGATGTACGAAATATGGGAAGCAGCTGACGCTGAAATATTATGCGTTTGTTTTAGTCATCGCGATCAGCCGCAGCGTCAAGAAAAGCAAGCTGGCGTTGTTTCATGAGTGTTGTGTTGTGCTGTGTTTTGCGGTGGTGatggtttaaattttaagaCGCAGCCGCTGATTGTGGCGTTCACCAAAAGAACAGGTTAAATGTAATATGCAACTTTATGGTATGCTCAAAAATAGTCTTGGGTTTACGTTCGATGTTTGACTTTTTGTTGTTAAGAAGAAACTCATGGAAAGGCCTTGAAAGCCCTGAACCCACCAAAATAACCAGCCCAATGGtccgtttttttttactttacgtTCGGTTCATTGCCAACGCCACATTCACAGGAACGAGACAAAGACACGAACGTGTCCTCAAGTAGACCCCTCTCGTTTACACATGCAGCGTCTGCATGGTGACGCCACCAACACGTGGCTACTATTGCATGATGACGCCATTGACACATGACTCTCTTTCCCCTTCCCTTCCCTTCATATATCTAATCAATTCAACAATCATAGCTACTCCAAAACATAAACTCATCTATCTCTTCAACAATAGCATAATGGCGGATACTGCTAGAACCCATCACGATATCACCAGCCGTGACCAGTACCCCTTGTTGGGCCGAGACCGAGACCAGTATCCTTACGGACGATCAGATTACCAGACCTCCAGCCAAGACTACTCCAAGACTAGGCAGATTGCTAAAGCTGCTACCGCAGTCACCGCTGGAGGGTCCCTTCTTGTCCTCTCCAGTCTCACCCTTGTCGGAACAGTCATTGCTTTGACTGTTGCCACTCCTCTGCTTGTTATCTTTAGCCCAATCCTCGTCCCGGCTCTCATCACCGTAGCACTTCTCATCACTGGCTTTCTCTCCTCTGGTGGGTTTGGCATTGCAGCTATAACCGTCTTCTCCTGGATCTATAAGTAAGCAAATTTTTTATCatagatataaatttttaatttttgttttatgtatATCTGCATGTTACCAAAAGGTCTTAACTGAAAGATGATATTTAACATAAACATAAATCTTAAGGTAATAAGTGGCTTGCCACAATCTTGGTATCAATCTTaacaattttaccaaaaaaaggaTGATATTTACCAATAATCATATATGCCATGAGAGGACAATAAAACTTaaagcatatatacatataaacatCTAATGAATAAAAATCGTAAGTGTTTATGTGTGCATGTATGCATTAGAgcttatatacataaattaaatattaatgaataaaatCTAAAGTGTTCATGTGTGCTTATATGTATCCGACCACTATCTTTGGATCAAAAAATTTGGAGTTGCCAAATTACAGTATAAGTTTTGGCTAAATGAACATAAACGTTCTCTTTTTAATGTATGTGTGTGTGATGAATAGGTACGCAACGGGAGAGCACCCACAGGGGTCAGATAAGCTGGACAGTGCAAGGATGAAGCTGGGAAGCAAAGCTCAGGATATTAAAGATAGAGCTCAGTACTATGGACAACAACATACAGGTGGGGAGCATGACCGTGACCGTACCCGTGGAACCCATCACAATACTACATAAATCACTTTCCACAATACTACATAAATCACGCCATAGTAATGTCGATGTCGAGGAGTCTAGTTCGTGAGGAATAAGGTGTTTAAATTTGATCAGGTTGGGTAATAAAAAGGGGAAGCCAATatcatcagtttttttttttttttttttgttataaataatgTGCAAGTGTGTTTCTCTTGTCAAATGGTACCATGTTTTGTTGTGTTATTCTCTTTGTGGTATATTGTAAACCTTTTGATGTACTTTGTTTGCCTTGTTTGTAAGTTGTAACGTCTATATGGAGAAGTCTTGTTCGTCCAACTTATGTTTGGTCTGCCTagcttctttttccttttttgagTTAGTACTAAACAGTATGACCACATGGCTCGTCGCACTAAGAGATGGTGTGTTCTGAACCGTGACTACAAAAATAATGCGGTTCAATGTGCTGTTTCCGGATTGTTAAACCAGAACTGGAAACCGGGTTGTTCCCTAGGATTCGTATTCTAACCAATTAATTCACTCGCAAGTAACCAAAGACGTAAAGAACAAGCATTGTAGAGAGTTACCTCGAGTAAAAAGCAGAGAAAAAGTCTTCAATGTTGGTTTTCCCTTTCCCTTACGAAATGTCTTCTGGATTTCAAATTGGTTTTCGTGTTTTCCTGCTGTTGAGTACAATATTCAAATTCCCAACTTTTATGCATAAAACTTCAGATTTCaaacaatattaattttaattctgtgttaatttttttctgttaaTGCAATTATACTATGGGAAACTACTTTTATGAGTATTAATTGAATTGAATGCAATAGAAAACAGAGAAATGGTAAGCGTTGTCGTGGAGAAGAAGGATCAAGCAAAACAAAGCAAAGAAAATCAAGGAAAGTCAAAATATTCTGAGAAAATCCTTAAAGAACATTGTGTATATATAACCTGATCTGTCTCCTGGAAATCATCAAACTGTACGAAGAAACCTAAGACACAAGCAAACTCAAAACAGAGCCATTCATTACAACAACAACTGTTTAATTGATCCGAACCGGtagaccaaaagaaaaaaaactgttcACCGAGTTAACGTAAAACTTACGAAACCTGTCGGAATAACGCAAGTTCAACTGTCTCATGTTAGATAGAGGAAGAGGGATGCTACGCGCAGCCGGCAGCGGGATGCTACGCGCCGCCGGCAGAGGGTTGTTAGGCGCCGCCGGAAGAGGGATGCTACGCGCCGCCGGACGTGCGATGAAGAGGACCGGCGGAGTCAAGGGCGGAGTTAAAGATCCCTTTGCTTCATCAACGTCGACTCCAGCTGGGAACGCCTCTGTCTCGCTTGGTGGAGGGTATGCCAATAAATTCGGATCTTCTTCTGGGTCAAACAATCTAAGGATCACGGCATCAGGGTCGCTATTGAGTTTTCCGGTGGCTGCAACCTCCAGATCATGGAGCGGTGGCGCTTTTTCGTTTAACAGTTACGGCGCTTATGAAGACTTTGAGTGGGTTACGGTGGAAGGAaccgacgaagaagaagaagatgatgattctGTTTTTGGCTCTGTTCCTTCTGTTGATGAAGTTGAAGATGCTGTTTCTGCTCTCAAGCagtaatcattttttttctcttccgtCTCTTAATTTTTCTACACACTTGAAAGTAATGTGTTTGGTTATATGGATGAGACTATTTGAGTTTTGAAACTTGTATCAATGATTAGAATTGACAATTAATCTCATAAAATTgtgttcaaaaagaaaaaaaaaaaaatctcagacATGTGGATGAGCTTTAAGTGGTGGATAGATATTTTAATACTCACGAGAATTGTCTTGGCTTTGATGGATTATTTTCAAagttaacttcttttttttccccTATTTCTTTCCTCTGAGTGTGATTGAATTGTCTTTGATTTGATGAATTAAAATAAGATGGAAGCTCTATCCAAGTCTATTTCGTTTTGTTTGTTTCCGGAATTAGTATCAATTTAACCAATCATTCCTAGTACCTGAACTTAAACTACTTTGAAAAGTTGTTTGCTAGTTCAACTGCATCATTgtctttgtttattattattaatcttCAAAACCTGCTTTCTTGCTTATGGGAATATGCGTAACTGTTGATTCTTGTTTTAAAGGGTATTCGATGGTGGTGGAAACCAGAGTCCCATGCCCACAGGAATGGTTCATCAAGTTCCTTCGTTTGGGACGGAGTTGGACTGGGTGGAGCCTTCAATGGAACTATGTCATTCAAGAATCTTACAGCCTCATGCTTATGATCACGTTTACAATGCTTTTGACCTACTACGAACCGAGCCATCCGTCCAggtgatctttttttttattatgttttcttgaTTCACTAAGCTCAAGTTTCTGTGTCTTATTTTGTTAAGTattcataaaccctaaatagaAACACAATGTGTACCTGAATAACGTTTTGTGCAGAGAATGGTGTTATCATTGTCATCTGACAAAGCAGTGTGGAAGGCAGTGAGGAACAACGAGGTGGTGCAAGAGATTAAGGATTTGTACTACAATGGCATTAATCAAGGTattagtattaatttaaagcCTTTTGTTAGAGAAAGTTCTCATTGGCTTGTTCTGTCTTTCTCTATATTAACAGACGAGGAGAGTTCAGATGATGACAGTTCAGGTGATGAGAGCTCAGATGACACTCCACGGAAGAATAACACACCAACAGATTTCATAAAATGGGTATTTGACAGCACCGTGGTTAAGGCCACGGAAGTGTTAAAGAAGATAATAAAGCTCGCGATAGAACTCTTAAATAGTTTCAAAGTTAACAAAAAGAGGAAACGTGGCAAACTCAACAATTGGTTCGAGGAAGATCTCAAGACTTCGGTCTTTCTCTCCATCTTGGTCATGTTGGTCGTGATGGTGTCCCGAGCCTGCAACAATTCTATGAACGATCTAAGTTGTTAATAGTTTGCTTTTACCCCCACCCAATGCATTGGATTTCTTACAAGCGGTAAGTTACAACAGAAGAAGACACTTAGACACAAATGAAGAGTTTGTTCGATCATGATTAAAGATTGGTTTGTAGTTACATAATCCAAGGAGACAATACTCATCACAACAGCTGTTGTCACTTGTCACCCACAAATCTCTCAAAGGCAATGGCTAGGGGATTGGACCGGTCCGTACCAGTTACATCTCTGAGATTAGCTGGGATGGTGTTTTACTTGTTGATGACTGCTGCAGCTTTCATCTCAGGGTTGTTTCTCCTTAAGCTTATTTGAACAGAAGTGAAAGCTATGTTGTTTGAACATGTCATGAAGATGAAGCGGCTACATAATTGTCACCAGGACACCAAGCTCCCATTGATGTCACCTATGAGTTTTGCAATCTCCTTTTTCGATCTTGACATCATTACAGGAGAGACCATTTTAATTGGTTTCTTTTATCATTGATCAATCTCTACATTTGTACGGTTTTTAATCATCActcattatataatatttatatctatTTCACATTATGATCTATTATTTCTAGCATATAATGAACAATTTTATAGATAATCATTCTATGACGTAGATTTTCTATAACATTTATATAGATGGACAATTCTGCAGTACGTATTACATTTTCGATGGACATGCTTTATGTGTAACACACGACACAACGAACGTTTCTATCAACAATAATTTGAAACTTTCGATAAGTTTTATCCTATAATTAGTTGAAAAATATTTCTTCTATGAATCGAACCAAAAACCGAATGTAAAAGACTTTAAGCTTTAATCATTTTACCACAGCACTTCTATAGACTTGCAAGGTTTGAATGAGAGTAAACTTACCTCCCTCTCTGGTCTCTGCTTTAATTCCTGTAGCCAACATGAGTTAAGATCAAAACTCTCTTCTGTTTTTGTGCAACAAGATCAAAACTCTTCGAACCAAATTAAAACAGAAGGACCTAACAAATAATGGTAAAGGTTATATCCGactcacttttatatttttccactaaaacaaattatttatattatacaagtggttttaagtagttgttttttttttttttttttgtctgcaacaaaacagactcatatagaccatGCGAACCATCCcggtaactctgcatccatatgaacgacaTACGACGATTGTTTCcttgcactgcgtgctagactgtCCGCCTTTGAATTCTGTGTCCGTGGTATATTTATGATCTCTGAGCTGTTGAAACTTCTCTTCAAAAACTTTATGTCTTCCAAATAGCTTGCAAAGGCTGGccactcttctggttccgaaaccatcttcactaATTGAGcacaatccgttgcaaaagtAACACAAGACTGTCGAAGattcctcatgcattccatttcCGATATGAGAGCCTCTATCTCTGTGTGTAGTGGCGACTGACTCGCTCTCGTATTCCTTGCTCCCATTAGTCCATCGTAACCTTCAAGGGTACTGTACCATCCTTGCCCTGAATATTTATCCTCTGTTTTCCAAGATCCGTCCGTAAAGCACCATCGACCTGGTATACTCGGTATTGCCCAAGGTACAGGAACTTGGGTGCGGTCCGTACTCTGAGTCTGAGAGTTTTGTGCTTCCGTCCAAAGTAACGATTCCGTTTCTGCCAATTTGAGAGTATCTCTGGGATCCATATCCAAAttgctaaaaactttattatttctacctttccatatataccagagAATCCAAGCAAAGTAATGATCCTCCATTTCGGGGGACACtctccaaaataaatgatccatattGGTAAACAAAGATTGAGTGGGGAAAATATCCGAATTCGTTGGAATCCGTGAAAGTGCCCAGACCTGAACCGCCGGTAGACATTAAAAAAAACGTGATTAGTGGACTCCTCGGGGGCTCCACATCGGTCACATACAGTACCTCCTTGCATTCCTCTTGACCTCAAATTTTTCTTAACCGCTATACACCCAGttaaaattttccataaaaaatgtttcatcttGGGTGGGCAGCGTATTTTCCAACAGAACGCCTTCAACGGTGTTATCGAAGTACCAAACTGGGGTGGCATACTTTCTCTGTCCGGATATACTCGTTCCACTtcatatccagatttaaccgtgtatttcCCATTGTTtgtaaaatgccatccatttcGGTCTTCTAGGTGAAATCTGCTTataggaatactttcaataattttcacATCTTGCGGATCCACCAGAGTCCGAATAACCTGTAGATTCCATGACCGTGATGTTCCATCGATAAGAGCATCCACTGTTAGTTCCGGGTaaagattgtgttgatttttatttgctggtctcgggcgagtggatggAAGCCAAGGGTCATTTCATACTGAGATAAATGATcatgttcccacccttttaattagtcctttgctaacaagagatctagcagagacaATACTACGCCAGTCATAAGATGACGAGTATGATCTAAtgggttccaggggtgaagcattcctgaaATATCTCCCTTTGAAAACACGAGAAAAAAGTGTGTTAGGTTTGTCCATTAATCTACAAAATTGTTTCCCAAGCATAACTGTATTAAAGTCTGTAagatttttaaatcccaaaccTCCATCATCCTTAGGACTACATAgtttgtcccatgatttccaatgcatacctctCTTATTACCTCTtggactccaccagaattgtgccaCAGCACTCACTAACTTCTTCATTACCGTTTTCGGGATTCGAAAGCATGACATCACATTGTTTGGCAGAGCTGTAACCACAGATTTTATAAGTAgttttttaacatataaaatgatattttcatcaaatatagagataaatatagcattttctattttttctcacaaataaaaagttttattataaaaatatacattgaaataaatttcacataaataatatttttatatattccaaaagaaaaatataaaagcgAGTTTAAAATGCTATCCAATATTAAATACTCCAACTTAGTTAAATAGGACATTATGCTTTGATTAAACATGTAATTATTTTTCTGAAAAACATAATGTTTGAAAATTAagaaagaaataattttattgttgaGCGTATCGCTTTAAAAtgaatgaataataataataatactttctctctttctttctggaAGAAGATATAGATTTTTTTCTGCTCTTCTATACTTTTCCTTGTCCCGATCGAGAAAAAGACAGAGACGCCTGTCCTAAAGAGAATTTTCAACCGACAACTTTGCAGATAATCAGGTTTTCGATCGATCCATAGAACTTTGATCTCTTGCTTGGTAATATGCATTTGTTAAAATTGAATCTTCCCAGCTCATTTCTCTCCTCTTCCACGATCTTTACCAGCTTTCTTCGATCTTTCAATTTTGACTTGTTTATGTTTCTTATAGATTCAATTCTAAAAAGAATCAATCTTTCTCTTGTTTTCCGCTGATGGGTAGCTCAATTGTGTGTTGATTCTTCAAAAGTCTCTGCCTTTATGGTCAATAGAATCTTGTTTTTCCATGTGGTTGCAGATGGGCACCTCGTGCTAATTTTGATTAAATGAGATTCTGGGAGTTACTTTTGAGTGAGAAGGCTGTTGTTATAGTTCCTAATGGGGATAAGGTACTTGTCGGTCTCGGTGGCATCAACAGCTCTGAGCTTTGTGGGGCTTCAAGTCTGGACAGAGTTGTCTTTGGATAGGCTTAGAGCTGATGGGCTGATTGCAAAGAACATTTCTTTAGGAGACTCCGAGCATGCCCTTGAGCTGCTTCTGGGATCTTACTTTACAATCGCCCTGTTGACCAATTTTGTGCTCAATGTGTATATTCTTCTGATACTCTCCCTCAAGGTAAGAGTTAAACATT
The window above is part of the Brassica napus cultivar Da-Ae chromosome C8, Da-Ae, whole genome shotgun sequence genome. Proteins encoded here:
- the LOC106426423 gene encoding uncharacterized protein LOC106426423, with the translated sequence MLDRGRGMLRAAGSGMLRAAGRGLLGAAGRGMLRAAGRAMKRTGGVKGGVKDPFASSTSTPAGNASVSLGGGYANKFGSSSGSNNLRITASGSLLSFPVAATSRSWSGGAFSFNSYGAYEDFEWVTVEGTDEEEEDDDSVFGSVPSVDEVEDAVSALKQ
- the LOC106361321 gene encoding uncharacterized protein LOC106361321; this encodes MPTGMVHQVPSFGTELDWVEPSMELCHSRILQPHAYDHVYNAFDLLRTEPSVQRMVLSLSSDKAVWKAVRNNEVVQEIKDLYYNGINQDEESSDDDSSGDESSDDTPRKNNTPTDFIKWVFDSTVVKATEVLKKIIKLAIELLNSFKVNKKRKRGKLNNWFEEDLKTSVFLSILVMLVVMVSRACNNSMNDLSC
- the LOC106426453 gene encoding oleosin 18.5 kDa-like, which translates into the protein MVTPPTRGYYCMMTPLTHDSLSPSLPFIYLINSTIIATPKHKLIYLFNNSIMADTARTHHDITSRDQYPLLGRDRDQYPYGRSDYQTSSQDYSKTRQIAKAATAVTAGGSLLVLSSLTLVGTVIALTVATPLLVIFSPILVPALITVALLITGFLSSGGFGIAAITVFSWIYKYATGEHPQGSDKLDSARMKLGSKAQDIKDRAQYYGQQHTGGEHDRDRTRGTHHNTT